The following are encoded in a window of Haloarcula halophila genomic DNA:
- a CDS encoding phosphoribosylanthranilate isomerase codes for MTRVKICGVTSAEDREAVVAAGADAVGVIHGVPVETPREVDEGTAERLVGGVPPFVTSVLVTMPATVQEAVRRVDAVEPDTVQVHEGLSPTELGALRRRIAQQVVAVVDAAADDLGAYAAQADALLVDSVDESGAGGTGETHDWERTRDLVASLDVPVVLAGGLTPENVAEAVETVRPFAVDVASGVEERGGVKNHDAVSRFVANAAGGAA; via the coding sequence ATGACGCGGGTCAAGATCTGTGGCGTGACCTCGGCCGAAGACCGCGAGGCCGTCGTCGCGGCCGGGGCCGACGCCGTCGGCGTCATCCACGGCGTCCCGGTCGAGACGCCCCGCGAAGTCGACGAAGGCACCGCCGAACGTCTCGTCGGGGGCGTCCCGCCGTTCGTGACGAGCGTGCTGGTGACGATGCCGGCGACGGTCCAGGAGGCCGTCCGCCGTGTCGACGCAGTCGAACCCGACACCGTCCAGGTCCACGAGGGGCTCTCCCCGACGGAACTGGGGGCACTGCGGCGCCGGATCGCACAGCAGGTCGTCGCCGTCGTCGACGCCGCGGCCGACGACCTCGGGGCCTACGCGGCACAGGCCGACGCGCTGCTGGTCGACTCCGTCGACGAGTCGGGCGCGGGCGGAACCGGTGAGACGCACGACTGGGAGCGGACGCGGGATCTGGTCGCCTCCCTGGACGTGCCGGTCGTGCTGGCCGGCGGACTGACCCCCGAGAACGTCGCCGAGGCCGTCGAGACGGTCCGCCCGTTCGCCGTCGACGTCGCAAGCGGCGTCGAAGAGCGTGGCGGCGTGAAAAACCACGACGCAGTATCGCGATTCGTCGCCAACGCCGCGGGGGGAGCCGCGTGA
- a CDS encoding lycopene cyclase domain-containing protein, whose protein sequence is MLPDIGVFGPYTYLVTEFLWGTVALVLLYRADALRMAARTIVALYPIAYVWDWYTLTVGVFAIRLRTGVDLLGIPIEEHIFIVVVPALVVGLHETLHRRDSHEI, encoded by the coding sequence ATGCTTCCCGACATCGGCGTTTTCGGCCCCTACACGTACCTCGTCACCGAGTTCCTCTGGGGGACAGTCGCGCTGGTGTTGCTATACCGGGCGGATGCGCTCAGGATGGCGGCCCGGACCATCGTCGCTCTCTATCCGATCGCCTACGTCTGGGACTGGTATACGCTCACAGTCGGGGTCTTCGCGATCCGCCTGCGGACGGGCGTGGATCTCCTTGGCATTCCGATCGAGGAACACATCTTCATCGTGGTCGTTCCGGCGCTGGTCGTCGGCCTGCACGAGACGCTTCACCGTCGAGACAGTCACGAAATATAA
- the trpE gene encoding anthranilate synthase component I: MTLDRSREQFVADAEADRPVVVRAAAELDVDVDPLTAYAALTGRTTDVDAGDYTFLLESAEKVASSDPDGAFAPETDDRHARFSFVGYDPRAVVTVTGDDSEVEVFDDRYADLVTTDGGDVVDDLRAAMPDVELRGFPEMDRQHLDGGLVGFLAYDAVYDLWLDEVGLDRPDSRFPDAQFVLTTATVRFDHVEDSVELVFTPVVREEEDAGARYDELTAEADRVESVLSDLEPLVTGGFTQVDEVAGPQDEYEDAVERAKEYVLSGDIYQGVVSRTRELYGDVDPLGLYESLRSVNPSPYMYLLGYDDHSIVGASPETLVSVAGDRVVSNPIAGTCPRGNSPVEDRRLAGEMLADDKERAEHTMLVDLARNDVRRVSEPGSVRVDEFMNVLKYSHVQHIESTVTGTLDDEADAFDAARATFPAGTLSGAPKIRAMEIIDELEPSSRGPYGGGVGYFDWGGDTDFAIVIRSATVETGAPLPAGEGTADRVTVQAGAGIVADSDPTSEYEETEQKMDGVLVALDEIRTDERAEIAPEGER, translated from the coding sequence GTGACGCTGGACCGCTCGCGCGAGCAGTTCGTCGCCGACGCGGAGGCCGACCGGCCGGTGGTGGTCCGCGCCGCCGCGGAACTAGACGTCGACGTGGACCCGTTGACCGCCTACGCGGCGCTGACCGGCCGGACGACCGACGTCGACGCCGGCGACTACACGTTCCTGCTCGAGAGCGCCGAAAAGGTCGCTTCCAGCGATCCGGACGGCGCCTTCGCCCCGGAGACCGACGACCGGCACGCGCGGTTCTCGTTCGTCGGGTACGACCCCCGTGCCGTCGTCACGGTCACCGGCGACGACAGTGAGGTCGAGGTCTTCGACGACCGATACGCCGACCTCGTGACGACCGACGGCGGCGACGTCGTCGACGACCTCCGAGCGGCGATGCCCGACGTCGAACTGCGTGGCTTCCCGGAGATGGACCGCCAACACCTCGACGGCGGGCTCGTCGGCTTTCTGGCCTACGACGCGGTCTACGACCTCTGGCTCGACGAGGTCGGGCTAGACCGGCCGGACTCCCGTTTCCCGGACGCGCAGTTCGTGCTGACGACGGCGACGGTGCGGTTCGACCATGTCGAGGACAGTGTCGAACTGGTGTTCACGCCGGTCGTCCGCGAGGAGGAGGACGCGGGCGCTCGCTACGACGAACTCACCGCCGAAGCCGACCGCGTCGAGTCGGTACTCTCGGACCTGGAGCCGCTGGTTACCGGCGGGTTCACCCAAGTCGACGAGGTCGCGGGTCCACAGGACGAGTACGAGGACGCCGTCGAACGGGCCAAGGAGTACGTTCTCTCTGGCGACATCTACCAGGGGGTCGTCTCCCGGACCCGCGAACTGTACGGGGACGTCGACCCGCTGGGACTGTACGAATCGCTACGCTCGGTCAACCCGTCACCGTACATGTATCTCCTCGGGTACGACGACCACTCGATCGTCGGGGCGAGTCCGGAGACGCTGGTCTCCGTGGCCGGCGACCGCGTCGTCTCGAACCCCATCGCGGGCACTTGCCCGCGGGGGAACTCACCGGTCGAGGATCGCCGCCTCGCCGGCGAGATGCTGGCCGACGACAAGGAACGGGCCGAACACACGATGCTCGTCGATCTGGCGCGCAACGACGTTCGCCGGGTTTCTGAGCCCGGCTCCGTTCGGGTTGACGAGTTCATGAACGTTCTCAAGTACAGCCACGTCCAGCACATCGAGTCGACGGTGACCGGCACGCTCGACGACGAAGCCGACGCCTTCGACGCCGCGCGGGCGACGTTCCCCGCGGGCACGCTCTCGGGCGCGCCCAAGATCCGCGCCATGGAGATCATCGACGAACTGGAACCGTCGTCCCGCGGTCCCTACGGCGGCGGCGTGGGCTACTTCGACTGGGGCGGGGACACCGACTTCGCGATCGTCATCCGCTCGGCCACTGTCGAGACTGGTGCGCCACTGCCCGCCGGCGAGGGAACCGCCGACCGCGTGACCGTCCAGGCCGGGGCCGGGATCGTCGCCGACTCCGACCCCACCAGCGAGTACGAGGAGACCGAACAGAAGATGGACGGCGTCCTGGTTGCACTGGACGAGATCAGGACCGACGAGCGAGCCGAGATAGCTCCGGAGGGGGAGCGATGA
- a CDS encoding adenosylcobalamin-dependent ribonucleoside-diphosphate reductase, which produces MSDAELSADEISLPIKRTEGETLADRLTDNAYHNILPARYLRKDADGDLVEQQEDLFERVAKNIALAEAVFEARKQDTDVTVTPDQLKPDHPRRDELADEVFGKGTSVDDDVETTLSEYNVNKFAYDTVVPELPDDVREHVEETATEFQESMERLSFMPNSPTLMNAGDELQQLSACFVDSPEDDIDDIHQTAKEAAQVFQSGGGMGYAFWRLRPYGDQVGSTGGIASGPITFMRTYDQMCETIAQGGARRGAQMGVMRVSHPDVIQFIHAKNKDVSLAHTLRLNDPDDFTHNSFADALEEARDLIGEDGKVPKHLRNAVEGHLSNFNISVGITDAFMDALKHGEEFTFTNPRTDEPHIATEQTEELYETFGLGEFVEAGEVLSVPAEKLWERIVEGAHENGEPGVIYLERVNKQHSFDVEEHPDHRILATNPCGEQPLEEYEACNLGHINLSTLAAEDAPDWRVWEAAHADEYDTEAEAVGAFLEEAIDWDEFDRRIEMGTRFLENVVTMSDFPVDEIEEKVREMRKIGLGIMGLAQLYIQLGMKYGSETSNEVASQLMSHINHGSKAASHELARERGTFEEWDKSKYADPTEYREWFEHQTGEDADDWADGYPIRNHNTTTIAPTGTTSMIGNTTGGCEPIYNVAYYKNVSGDVQGDEMLVEFDDYFLRALEENDLDVEAVKQEAQEQMANNEFDGIDGLTTVPDAIGELFVTTGALPAKSHAGIQVACQQGVDSAISKTVNAPNESTVADAAEVFEYIYDHGGKGVTYYRDGTRSKQVLTTRAQNTEFADMDAEEIVAQIEEVFGGIEGFLDDEAVQAAVDDSVESLLDAADGEQAEFAEKRSRPDVLHGVTQRIDTGYGKLYVNINEDPEAERPFELFANIGNSGGFTASFTEALAKTISTALRSGVGPHEIADELQGIRSPKVAWDKGEQIQSIPDAIGTALRRYLDGEVDKAYPQQATLEETAEDEINGEQAPVDSTTQTDGGPGATAAQPDTDAGTDARASGDQQEIIDAGESPECPECSSLSLYYSEGCKTCESCGWSEC; this is translated from the coding sequence ATGAGCGACGCGGAACTCTCCGCCGACGAGATCTCGCTGCCGATCAAGCGCACCGAGGGGGAGACACTCGCCGATCGACTCACCGACAACGCGTATCACAACATCCTGCCGGCCCGGTATCTCCGGAAGGACGCCGACGGCGACCTCGTCGAACAACAGGAGGATCTCTTCGAACGGGTCGCGAAGAACATCGCGCTGGCCGAGGCGGTGTTCGAGGCCCGCAAGCAGGACACCGACGTGACGGTGACGCCGGACCAGCTCAAACCCGACCATCCTCGACGCGACGAACTCGCCGACGAGGTCTTCGGGAAGGGTACCAGCGTCGACGACGACGTCGAGACGACGCTCTCGGAGTACAACGTCAACAAGTTCGCCTACGACACTGTCGTTCCGGAACTCCCCGACGACGTTCGCGAGCACGTCGAAGAGACGGCCACGGAGTTCCAGGAGTCGATGGAGCGACTCTCCTTTATGCCGAATTCGCCGACACTGATGAACGCCGGCGACGAACTCCAGCAGCTTTCGGCCTGTTTCGTCGACTCGCCGGAAGACGACATCGACGACATCCACCAGACCGCAAAGGAGGCCGCACAGGTCTTCCAGTCCGGGGGCGGCATGGGCTATGCCTTCTGGCGTCTGCGCCCGTACGGCGACCAGGTCGGTTCGACCGGCGGCATCGCCTCGGGGCCGATCACGTTCATGCGGACCTACGACCAGATGTGCGAGACGATCGCCCAGGGCGGCGCCCGACGGGGCGCCCAGATGGGCGTCATGCGCGTCTCCCATCCCGACGTCATCCAGTTCATCCACGCCAAGAACAAGGACGTCTCGCTCGCACACACGCTGCGGCTCAACGACCCCGACGACTTCACGCACAACTCCTTTGCCGACGCTTTAGAGGAAGCCCGCGATCTCATCGGCGAAGACGGAAAGGTTCCGAAACACCTCCGAAACGCCGTCGAAGGCCATCTCTCGAATTTCAACATCTCCGTGGGGATCACCGACGCCTTCATGGACGCGCTGAAGCACGGCGAGGAGTTCACGTTCACCAACCCGCGGACCGACGAACCCCACATCGCCACCGAACAGACCGAGGAGCTCTACGAGACGTTCGGCCTCGGCGAGTTCGTCGAGGCCGGCGAAGTGCTCTCGGTGCCCGCAGAGAAGCTCTGGGAGCGGATCGTCGAGGGCGCTCACGAGAACGGCGAACCTGGCGTCATCTACCTCGAACGGGTCAACAAACAGCACAGCTTCGACGTCGAAGAACACCCGGATCACCGGATCCTCGCGACCAACCCGTGTGGCGAGCAGCCGCTCGAAGAGTACGAGGCCTGTAACCTCGGACACATCAACCTCTCGACGCTGGCAGCCGAGGACGCCCCGGACTGGCGCGTCTGGGAGGCCGCCCACGCCGACGAGTACGACACCGAAGCCGAGGCCGTCGGGGCCTTCCTGGAGGAAGCGATCGACTGGGACGAGTTCGACCGCCGTATCGAGATGGGCACCCGGTTCCTGGAGAACGTCGTCACCATGTCGGATTTCCCGGTCGACGAGATCGAAGAGAAGGTCCGGGAGATGCGCAAGATCGGCCTGGGTATCATGGGCCTGGCACAGCTGTACATCCAGCTGGGAATGAAATACGGCTCCGAGACCTCGAACGAGGTCGCCAGCCAGCTGATGAGCCACATCAACCACGGCTCGAAGGCCGCGTCACACGAACTCGCACGAGAGCGCGGGACTTTCGAGGAGTGGGACAAGTCCAAATACGCCGACCCGACGGAGTACCGCGAGTGGTTCGAGCACCAGACCGGCGAGGACGCCGACGACTGGGCCGACGGCTACCCCATCCGCAACCACAACACGACGACGATCGCCCCGACCGGGACGACCTCGATGATCGGCAACACGACCGGTGGCTGTGAGCCGATCTACAACGTCGCCTACTACAAGAACGTCTCCGGCGACGTCCAGGGCGACGAGATGCTCGTCGAGTTCGACGACTACTTCCTCCGGGCGCTGGAGGAGAACGATCTCGATGTCGAGGCCGTCAAACAGGAGGCCCAGGAGCAGATGGCCAACAACGAGTTCGACGGTATCGACGGCCTCACGACCGTTCCGGACGCTATCGGCGAGCTGTTCGTCACGACCGGTGCCCTCCCGGCGAAGAGTCACGCCGGGATCCAGGTCGCCTGCCAGCAGGGCGTCGACTCGGCCATCTCGAAGACGGTCAACGCCCCCAACGAGTCCACTGTCGCGGACGCCGCCGAAGTGTTCGAGTACATTTACGACCACGGCGGCAAGGGCGTCACCTACTATCGCGACGGCACCCGCAGCAAACAGGTGCTGACGACGCGGGCCCAGAACACCGAGTTCGCCGACATGGACGCCGAGGAGATCGTCGCACAGATCGAGGAGGTCTTCGGCGGTATCGAGGGGTTCCTCGACGACGAAGCCGTCCAGGCTGCTGTCGACGACTCCGTCGAGTCACTGTTGGACGCTGCCGACGGCGAGCAGGCGGAGTTCGCCGAGAAGCGCTCGCGACCGGACGTCCTCCACGGCGTCACCCAGCGCATCGACACCGGCTACGGGAAACTCTACGTCAACATCAACGAAGATCCCGAGGCCGAGCGACCGTTCGAACTGTTCGCCAACATCGGCAACTCCGGCGGCTTCACCGCCTCCTTCACCGAGGCGCTGGCCAAGACCATCTCGACTGCGTTACGTTCGGGTGTCGGCCCCCACGAGATCGCCGACGAACTCCAGGGAATCCGATCGCCGAAGGTCGCCTGGGACAAGGGCGAACAGATCCAGTCGATCCCGGACGCCATCGGGACCGCACTCCGGCGGTACCTCGACGGCGAGGTCGACAAGGCCTATCCACAGCAGGCCACACTCGAAGAGACAGCCGAAGACGAGATCAACGGGGAGCAGGCACCCGTCGATAGCACTACCCAGACCGACGGTGGACCGGGTGCGACGGCCGCACAACCCGACACCGATGCCGGGACGGACGCCCGCGCCTCGGGCGACCAGCAGGAGATCATCGACGCCGGCGAGAGTCCGGAATGTCCGGAGTGTAGTTCGCTGTCGCTGTATTACTCGGAAGGCTGCAAGACCTGCGAGTCCTGTGGCTGGTCCGAGTGTTGA
- the trpG gene encoding anthranilate synthase component II, translating into MSSARPAGEDAVPENMRVLFVDNFDSFTYNLVEYVSEHAETEVVRNTASLAEIEAFDPDAIVLSPGPGHPKNDRDVGVTLPVLREVSPEVPTLGVCLGLESAVYAYGGSVGRAPAPIHGKASSIDHDGEGVFRGLEQGFQGGRYHSLIAESVPKEFVVSATTTEPTPDGETELVMGVRHREYPIEAVQFHPESVLTAVGHDVIRNFLRSADD; encoded by the coding sequence ATGAGTTCCGCCCGACCAGCCGGCGAGGACGCCGTCCCCGAGAACATGCGCGTGCTGTTCGTCGACAACTTCGACTCCTTTACCTACAACCTCGTCGAGTACGTCTCCGAGCACGCCGAGACCGAGGTCGTCCGCAACACGGCCTCGCTGGCAGAGATCGAGGCGTTCGACCCGGACGCCATCGTCCTCTCACCGGGACCGGGCCACCCGAAGAACGACCGCGACGTGGGCGTGACGCTTCCCGTCCTCCGGGAGGTCAGTCCCGAGGTGCCGACACTGGGGGTCTGTCTCGGGTTAGAGTCGGCGGTGTACGCCTACGGCGGGAGCGTCGGTCGCGCTCCCGCCCCCATCCACGGGAAGGCCTCGTCGATCGACCACGACGGGGAGGGCGTCTTCCGGGGCCTCGAACAGGGGTTCCAGGGTGGGCGCTACCACTCGCTGATCGCCGAGTCGGTCCCCAAAGAGTTCGTCGTCTCGGCGACCACAACCGAGCCGACCCCGGACGGGGAGACCGAACTCGTGATGGGTGTTCGCCACCGCGAGTACCCGATCGAAGCGGTCCAGTTCCACCCGGAGTCGGTCCTGACTGCCGTGGGCCACGACGTCATCCGGAACTTCCTGCGCTCGGCCGACGACTGA
- the trpD gene encoding anthranilate phosphoribosyltransferase: MQEYIERVTDGEDLTQDEAREVAGLVFEEATDAQIGALLTALRAKGETEAEIAGFAQGMRDAARTIEPQRETLVDTCGTGGDDYDTINVSTTSAIVAAGAGVPIAKHGNYSVSSSSGSADVLEVAGVDVEAEPPAVEDAIEAEGIGFMLAPVFHPAMKAVIGPRKELGMRTVFNILGPLTNPAGADAQVLGVYDPDLVPIVAEALARMEVERALVVHGDGLDEIGIHGETTVAEVTGDRIEEYTMVPEDIGLETADIEAVSGGTPEENAEDLRGIVEGTVDGPKRDIILANAGAAIYVAGVADSHTEGVELARQAIESGDAAAKLEDLVGV; encoded by the coding sequence ATGCAGGAGTACATCGAACGCGTCACAGACGGTGAGGACCTGACACAGGACGAGGCTCGTGAGGTCGCGGGGCTGGTCTTCGAGGAAGCGACGGACGCCCAGATCGGTGCGTTGCTGACTGCGCTCCGGGCGAAAGGCGAGACGGAAGCCGAGATCGCCGGCTTCGCCCAGGGGATGCGTGACGCCGCACGCACCATCGAGCCACAGCGGGAGACGCTCGTCGACACCTGCGGGACCGGTGGGGACGACTACGACACGATCAACGTCTCGACGACGAGCGCCATCGTCGCGGCGGGGGCCGGCGTCCCCATCGCCAAACACGGGAACTACTCGGTGTCCTCCTCGTCGGGCAGCGCCGACGTACTGGAGGTGGCTGGCGTCGACGTGGAAGCCGAACCGCCGGCCGTCGAGGACGCGATCGAAGCCGAGGGGATCGGGTTCATGCTCGCGCCGGTGTTCCACCCGGCGATGAAAGCCGTCATCGGCCCGCGCAAGGAACTGGGGATGCGGACCGTCTTCAACATCCTCGGCCCGCTGACGAACCCGGCCGGGGCGGACGCACAGGTCCTGGGCGTCTACGACCCCGATCTCGTCCCGATCGTCGCGGAGGCGCTCGCACGGATGGAGGTCGAACGAGCCCTGGTCGTCCACGGCGACGGTCTGGACGAGATCGGCATTCACGGCGAGACGACGGTCGCGGAGGTCACCGGCGACCGGATCGAGGAGTACACGATGGTGCCCGAGGACATCGGGCTGGAGACCGCCGACATCGAGGCCGTCTCGGGCGGCACACCCGAGGAGAACGCCGAGGACCTCCGGGGGATCGTCGAGGGGACCGTCGACGGACCGAAACGGGACATCATCCTCGCGAACGCTGGCGCTGCCATCTACGTCGCCGGCGTCGCCGACAGCCACACCGAGGGCGTCGAACTGGCCCGACAGGCAATCGAGTCGGGCGACGCGGCGGCAAAGCTGGAGGACCTGGTCGGGGTATGA
- a CDS encoding HTH domain-containing protein encodes MTEDTLPHVELFVRSMLPDGANERQEAVLDRLERLDREDEIADYNVVVWGKQIAPESAAARTPEGKYILNRVAEFKQWALSNNVSLESFYQTTDVESEVTEEAYTAMVLPVMGLAEYREAELSHVAPCTEGDVVHTIMDRLDAIEDGRESEISRDSADVSIV; translated from the coding sequence ATGACCGAGGACACCCTCCCCCACGTCGAACTGTTCGTCCGATCGATGCTCCCCGACGGCGCAAACGAGCGCCAGGAAGCCGTACTCGATCGCCTCGAACGCCTCGATCGCGAGGACGAGATCGCGGACTACAACGTCGTCGTCTGGGGCAAACAGATCGCTCCGGAGTCGGCCGCCGCACGCACGCCGGAAGGGAAGTACATCCTGAACCGGGTCGCGGAGTTCAAACAGTGGGCGCTCTCGAACAACGTCTCGCTCGAATCGTTCTACCAGACTACCGACGTTGAGTCCGAGGTCACCGAGGAGGCCTACACCGCGATGGTCCTCCCGGTCATGGGGCTGGCCGAGTACCGCGAGGCCGAACTCTCACACGTCGCACCCTGCACCGAGGGTGACGTCGTCCATACGATCATGGACCGACTCGACGCGATCGAGGACGGCCGCGAGAGCGAGATCAGCCGCGATAGTGCCGACGTGAGTATCGTCTGA
- a CDS encoding CBS domain-containing protein, translating to MDIADIATREFVEVDANKRLGKVRSIFERENPKGIIVTENGEYAGVITQKQLVQSHVEDNAKAGAMTSSAPKVKRTDDVRKVARVLVEGGTKLAPVFEGDSLWGIVTEDAILEAVLENLDALTVEQIYTKDVVTVSEDTNVGQVVNLLRKNGISRLPVLDEDDQLTGMATRHDIVDVVVRDMNKATRGDRSGEIERILDLPVYDVMSSPVATADLDESVRDAVARMLEHDYAGLVVTPADDDSKVAGIVTKTDVLRALTFTEEDHMDVQITNIKLLNTISREDIRQSIEKVADKYQAMQVQHAHVRLHEHKEKLRGTPLIQCQIRLRTNKGQAAGSGEGYGAETAFNVALDKLERNVLELKGVQADEEYRGQLLRKLGEL from the coding sequence ATGGACATTGCTGACATCGCCACCAGAGAGTTTGTCGAGGTCGACGCCAACAAGCGCCTCGGGAAGGTCCGGTCGATCTTCGAGCGGGAGAATCCCAAGGGCATCATCGTCACCGAGAACGGTGAGTACGCTGGCGTCATCACGCAGAAACAGTTGGTCCAGTCCCACGTCGAGGACAACGCGAAAGCGGGGGCGATGACGAGCTCCGCGCCCAAGGTCAAGCGGACCGACGACGTGCGGAAGGTCGCCCGAGTGCTCGTCGAAGGCGGGACCAAACTCGCACCGGTCTTCGAGGGGGACTCCCTGTGGGGGATCGTCACCGAAGACGCGATCCTCGAAGCGGTCCTCGAAAACCTCGACGCGCTGACCGTCGAGCAGATCTACACGAAAGACGTCGTCACGGTCTCGGAAGATACCAACGTCGGGCAGGTCGTCAACCTCCTCCGGAAGAACGGTATCTCCCGGCTACCCGTCCTGGACGAGGACGATCAGTTGACGGGGATGGCGACCCGCCACGACATCGTCGACGTCGTCGTCCGCGATATGAACAAGGCGACCAGAGGCGACCGCTCGGGCGAGATCGAACGCATTCTCGATCTGCCAGTCTACGACGTGATGTCCAGCCCGGTCGCGACCGCCGACCTCGACGAGTCCGTTCGGGACGCCGTCGCCCGGATGCTGGAACACGACTACGCGGGCCTCGTGGTCACCCCCGCCGACGACGACAGCAAGGTCGCAGGCATCGTCACTAAGACCGATGTCCTCCGGGCGCTGACCTTCACCGAAGAGGACCACATGGACGTCCAGATCACCAACATCAAGCTCCTGAACACGATCAGCCGCGAGGACATCCGACAGTCCATCGAGAAGGTCGCGGACAAGTATCAGGCGATGCAGGTCCAACACGCCCACGTCCGTCTCCACGAACACAAGGAGAAACTCCGGGGCACCCCGCTCATCCAGTGTCAGATCCGCCTCCGGACTAACAAGGGCCAGGCTGCCGGCTCCGGCGAGGGGTACGGCGCCGAGACGGCGTTCAACGTCGCGCTCGACAAACTCGAACGCAACGTCCTCGAACTGAAGGGCGTCCAAGCCGACGAGGAATACCGCGGACAGCTACTTCGGAAGCTCGGCGAACTGTAG